Part of the Flavobacterium sp. MDT1-60 genome, TACCAAAGAGCAAATATTAGAGCGTTGCAATCAGTTTTCTAAAAACACTTTGATGGAAACGCTGAAAATTGAATATATAGATGCAGGAGAAGATTTTTTAACTGCAAAGATGCCGGTAAATCCAAGTGTTCATCAACCTATGGGATTGCTGCACGGTGGAGCTTCAGTGGCTTTGGCCGAAAGTGTTGGAAGCGCAGCATCATTCTTTTTTATCGA contains:
- a CDS encoding PaaI family thioesterase; translation: MNYTKEQILERCNQFSKNTLMETLKIEYIDAGEDFLTAKMPVNPSVHQPMGLLHGGASVALAESVGSAASFFFIDTKEQEVRGIEISANHLKSIREGWVFGTARIIHKGRSIHLWEIKITDEAGNLISLCKLTNMVLDKKKTE